The Porites lutea chromosome 4, jaPorLute2.1, whole genome shotgun sequence genome contains a region encoding:
- the LOC140935399 gene encoding uncharacterized protein isoform X2: MIVDPEIIRSVAVTNCQKFARSDFVTKVIPSIEKALFAVNGRVHARQRRMIGPAFNSSNLRGFLDVFKENAEKLLQLWSGQLKDLKSPEGFMETEVIKELSHLTLDVIGESAFSYKFNSVLGGDSKISEAFNTVIQGFEFKYLILKLMIPFFDYLPLKENRRIQSAREISDNIVMEVILDRRKKKREGNYAPLKKDLLDLLMDMYDEETDSRMDDEELRAQVFTFLLAGNDTTSVAMAWTLYELAKNPHIQERLRSEVKAVFLDDEKITWEKLEKLQFLENVLKESLRLHSPAPVTNRVSISDVEIAGYFIPKGTQILFPIDAIGRSSQFWSNPDIFDPGRFEQGGVQSSIQTFSLIPFGCGPRMCIGNKFAMMEMKVVLATLVKNFSFSEVPGCVVKEAAWATVHPSGLKLRIKMA; this comes from the exons ATGATTGTTGATCCAGAGATTATCAGATCTGTAGCTGTTACAAACTGTCAAAAGTTTGCCCGTTCTGACTTTGTAACAAAGGTCATTCCTAGTATAGAAAAAGCGTTGTTTGCAGTTAATGGAAGAGTACATGCACGTCAAAGAAGAATGATTGGCCCTGCGTTTAACTCTTCAAATTTGAGAGGATTTCTGGATgttttcaaggaaaatgcaGAGAAGCTTCTACAG CTTTGGTCTGGCCAGTTAAAAGATTTGAAATCACCAGAGGGATTCATGGAAACAGAAGTTATTAAAGAGCTAAGCCATCTTACTCTTGATGTGATTGGAGAAAGTGCTTTCAGCTACAAATTCAACTCTGTGCTTGGAGGGGACAGCAAGATTTCTGAAGCTTTCAACACTGTAATTCAAGGATTTGAATTCAAGTATTTAATCCTGAAGTTGATGATTCCATTCTTTGATTACCTGCCCTTAAAAGAAAACAGGAGAATTCAGTCAGCGAGGGAAATCTCTGATAACATTGTAATGGAG GTTATCCTAGACCGGcgcaaaaagaaaagagaaggaaattaTGCGCCATTAAAGAAagatcttcttgacttgttaatGGACATGTATGACGAAGAAACTGACTCAAGAATGGACGATGAAGAATTAAGGGCCCAG gttttcacttttcttttagCGGGAAATGACACAACTAGCGTGGCCATGGCTTGGACACTGTATGAACTTGCCAAAAACCCACACATTCAAGAACGGCTAAGATCAGAGGTTAAGGCAGTCTTCCTAGATGATGAAAAAATTACATGGGAAAAACTCGAGAAGTTACAGTTCTTAGAAAATGTTCTGAAAGAGTCTCTTCGCTTACACTCACCTGCTCCTGTCACAAATCGCGTCTCCATATCAGATGTTGAAATAGCAGGGTATTTTATACCCAAAGGAACACAAATTCTATTTCCCATTGATGCGATTGGGCGTTCATCTCAATTCTGGTCCAACCCGGACATATTTGATCCAGGACGCTTTGAACAAGGAG GTGTCCAATCTAGTATCCAGACTTTCTCGCTTATTCCGTTTGGGTGTGGTCCGCGCATGTGTATTGGTAACAAGTTTGCTATGATGGAGATGAAAGTGGTTTTAGCAACGTTGGtaaagaatttctcttttagtgAGGTTCCTGGTTGTGTGGTGAAAGAAGCTGCCTGGGCGACTGTACATCCAAGTGGTCTGAAGTTGCGAATCAAAATGGCCTAG
- the LOC140935395 gene encoding uncharacterized protein isoform X2, protein MKSSLLALLLVAVVLFVAVESHRRFRGLGRRPPRRWNNGKPMGQWNGNRRRWHGGNQGGHFRPLGWNHGKPMGPYNGNRWKWQRRNQGRPCDRPRFKCPRGCVNCSSHGVCTECKPGLKLYSPPNSNITKCVSSEAKQNKSACGKMCMECSESGVCLKCIEPLELIQIPVVKGLSDPEYKRTICGKPGFYKGKTRKGGRNPGVLDVPQ, encoded by the exons ATGAAGAGCAGTTTGTTAGCTTTGTTGCTCGTTGCTGTTGTGCTGTTTGTTGCAGTAGAGTCCCACAGAAGATTTCGCGGACTTGGTCGTAGACCTCCCAGGCGATGGAATAATGGAAAGCCAATGGGACAGTGGAATGGAAATCGTCGGAGATGGCACGGAGGAAATCAAGGTGGACATTTTCGACCACTGGGATGGAATCATGGAAAACCTATGGGACCGTACAATGGAAATCGCTGGAAATGGCAGCGAAGAAATCAAGGAAGACCTTGCGATCGGC CACGTTTCAAGTGTCCCCGTGGTTGTGTGAACTGTAGCAGTCATGGAGTGTGTACTGAATGTAAACCAGGACTGAAGCTGTACAGCCCACCAAACAGCAACATTACCAAATGCGTGTCGAGTGAAGCCAAGCAAAACAAGAGTG CTTGTGGAAAAATGTGTATGGAATGCTCAGAATCTGGTGTTTGCTTAAAATGCATTGAGCCTCTGGAACTCATTCAGATACCAGTGGTAAAAGGACTTTCGGATCCCGAATACAAACGAACTATTTGCGGAAAACCCGGCTTCTACAAAG GGAAAACTAGAAAAGGAGGAAGAAACCCCGGCGTGTTAGACGTTCCTCAGTAG
- the LOC140935399 gene encoding uncharacterized protein isoform X1, whose product MIIDALGTLNDFCSLKFLLLSTFLLPVFWLVFKFVEERLSPLQKIPSPPGALPLIGHVFEVLRRDNFLQALRSWTNQYAPMFVIHPGLGIGIGGYRVMIVDPEIIRSVAVTNCQKFARSDFVTKVIPSIEKALFAVNGRVHARQRRMIGPAFNSSNLRGFLDVFKENAEKLLQLWSGQLKDLKSPEGFMETEVIKELSHLTLDVIGESAFSYKFNSVLGGDSKISEAFNTVIQGFEFKYLILKLMIPFFDYLPLKENRRIQSAREISDNIVMEVILDRRKKKREGNYAPLKKDLLDLLMDMYDEETDSRMDDEELRAQVFTFLLAGNDTTSVAMAWTLYELAKNPHIQERLRSEVKAVFLDDEKITWEKLEKLQFLENVLKESLRLHSPAPVTNRVSISDVEIAGYFIPKGTQILFPIDAIGRSSQFWSNPDIFDPGRFEQGGVQSSIQTFSLIPFGCGPRMCIGNKFAMMEMKVVLATLVKNFSFSEVPGCVVKEAAWATVHPSGLKLRIKMA is encoded by the exons ATGATCATTGACGCCTTAGGGACCTTAAACGACTTTTGCAGCCTCAAATTCTTACTCCTGTCGACATTTTTGCTACCAGTCTTCTGGCTCGTGTTCAAGTTTGTAGAAGAACGATTGTCTCCTTTACAAAAGATACCTAGTCCACCAGGTGCCTTACCTTTGATTGGCCATGTTTTCGAAGTTCTGCGGCGTGACAATTTCCTTCAAGCGCTGCGATCGTGGACTAACCAGTATGCTCCCATGTTTGTTATTCACCCCGGATTGGGAATAGGGATTG GTGGCTATCGAGTCATGATTGTTGATCCAGAGATTATCAGATCTGTAGCTGTTACAAACTGTCAAAAGTTTGCCCGTTCTGACTTTGTAACAAAGGTCATTCCTAGTATAGAAAAAGCGTTGTTTGCAGTTAATGGAAGAGTACATGCACGTCAAAGAAGAATGATTGGCCCTGCGTTTAACTCTTCAAATTTGAGAGGATTTCTGGATgttttcaaggaaaatgcaGAGAAGCTTCTACAG CTTTGGTCTGGCCAGTTAAAAGATTTGAAATCACCAGAGGGATTCATGGAAACAGAAGTTATTAAAGAGCTAAGCCATCTTACTCTTGATGTGATTGGAGAAAGTGCTTTCAGCTACAAATTCAACTCTGTGCTTGGAGGGGACAGCAAGATTTCTGAAGCTTTCAACACTGTAATTCAAGGATTTGAATTCAAGTATTTAATCCTGAAGTTGATGATTCCATTCTTTGATTACCTGCCCTTAAAAGAAAACAGGAGAATTCAGTCAGCGAGGGAAATCTCTGATAACATTGTAATGGAG GTTATCCTAGACCGGcgcaaaaagaaaagagaaggaaattaTGCGCCATTAAAGAAagatcttcttgacttgttaatGGACATGTATGACGAAGAAACTGACTCAAGAATGGACGATGAAGAATTAAGGGCCCAG gttttcacttttcttttagCGGGAAATGACACAACTAGCGTGGCCATGGCTTGGACACTGTATGAACTTGCCAAAAACCCACACATTCAAGAACGGCTAAGATCAGAGGTTAAGGCAGTCTTCCTAGATGATGAAAAAATTACATGGGAAAAACTCGAGAAGTTACAGTTCTTAGAAAATGTTCTGAAAGAGTCTCTTCGCTTACACTCACCTGCTCCTGTCACAAATCGCGTCTCCATATCAGATGTTGAAATAGCAGGGTATTTTATACCCAAAGGAACACAAATTCTATTTCCCATTGATGCGATTGGGCGTTCATCTCAATTCTGGTCCAACCCGGACATATTTGATCCAGGACGCTTTGAACAAGGAG GTGTCCAATCTAGTATCCAGACTTTCTCGCTTATTCCGTTTGGGTGTGGTCCGCGCATGTGTATTGGTAACAAGTTTGCTATGATGGAGATGAAAGTGGTTTTAGCAACGTTGGtaaagaatttctcttttagtgAGGTTCCTGGTTGTGTGGTGAAAGAAGCTGCCTGGGCGACTGTACATCCAAGTGGTCTGAAGTTGCGAATCAAAATGGCCTAG
- the LOC140935395 gene encoding uncharacterized protein isoform X1 has translation MKSSLLALLLVAVVLFVAVESHRRFRGLGRRPPRRWNNGKPMGQWNGNRRRWHGGNQGGHFRPLGWNHGKPMGPYNGNRWKWQRRNQGRPCDRLSERPRNCSDFLDGTCVACDDQFVLKTFNFPRCNKTICVPCWRLKWRNPDLYRQQCERNTTARFKCPRGCVNCSSHGVCTECKPGLKLYSPPNSNITKCVSSEAKQNKSACGKMCMECSESGVCLKCIEPLELIQIPVVKGLSDPEYKRTICGKPGFYKGKTRKGGRNPGVLDVPQ, from the exons ATGAAGAGCAGTTTGTTAGCTTTGTTGCTCGTTGCTGTTGTGCTGTTTGTTGCAGTAGAGTCCCACAGAAGATTTCGCGGACTTGGTCGTAGACCTCCCAGGCGATGGAATAATGGAAAGCCAATGGGACAGTGGAATGGAAATCGTCGGAGATGGCACGGAGGAAATCAAGGTGGACATTTTCGACCACTGGGATGGAATCATGGAAAACCTATGGGACCGTACAATGGAAATCGCTGGAAATGGCAGCGAAGAAATCAAGGAAGACCTTGCGATCGGC TTTCAGAGCGTCCTAGAAATTGTTCTGACTTCTTGGATGGAACCTGCGTTGCTTGTGATGATCAATTTGTGTTGAAAACATTTAACTTTCCTCGATGTAACAAAACCATCTGCGTGCCCTGTTGGCGTCTGAAATGGAGAAATCCTGATCTGTATCGTCAACAGTGTGAACGTAACACCACAG CACGTTTCAAGTGTCCCCGTGGTTGTGTGAACTGTAGCAGTCATGGAGTGTGTACTGAATGTAAACCAGGACTGAAGCTGTACAGCCCACCAAACAGCAACATTACCAAATGCGTGTCGAGTGAAGCCAAGCAAAACAAGAGTG CTTGTGGAAAAATGTGTATGGAATGCTCAGAATCTGGTGTTTGCTTAAAATGCATTGAGCCTCTGGAACTCATTCAGATACCAGTGGTAAAAGGACTTTCGGATCCCGAATACAAACGAACTATTTGCGGAAAACCCGGCTTCTACAAAG GGAAAACTAGAAAAGGAGGAAGAAACCCCGGCGTGTTAGACGTTCCTCAGTAG
- the LOC140935401 gene encoding cytochrome P450 4F12-like, with protein MFFLILVVLGIIWLLYRTFKDEFSPLRKIPYASSHVPILGHALVFLRERNHLKVLSDWSEKHGPIFRYNRGFGDTRVFLADPDLIKHVTVTNSKNYLRSRFIRKVMPSIGNGLFSSNGKDHTLQRKMITPAFHYSNLGRMVNDFCEVSNSLITLWTDKVSDSSEGSSEVSIQTDLAHLALDIIGRCAFGFNFNTVLSGESEISRAFSVVIKGVNFGRLMKKRLIPFYDSLPLDDNIKEQKSFEKTDETVLKIIRERRKRREEGMADSKGDLLGLLMDQRDEDGSEAMDDELLRAQVFTFMLAGHETTSVSLTWTLYELARHPEIAEEIRRESQRVIPNLSDLSWEKLAEMKFLGNVIKESLRRHSPAAMMFRVAKENDVIGGYEIPKGTYVGLGVDVVHNSPKFWKDPHAFDPNRFDEKDDTHPPIHPYAFIPFSAGPRSCIGNKFALAEMKVVLISLLRQFAFEEVPGFTVTPLVRLTARPDPPMRLRIRKLNH; from the exons ATGTTCTTCCTCATATTAGTAGTTCTTGGTATCATATGGCTTCTGTACAGGACATTTAAGGATGAGTTTTCGCCATTGCGAAAAATCCCTTACGCTAGTAGTCATGTTCCAATTTTGGGTCATGCATTGGTTTTTCTTAGAGAGAGAAACCACTTGAAGGTACTAAGCGACTGGAGTGAGAAGCATGGACCGATTTTTCGCTACAATCGTGGTTTTG GGGACACCAGAGTCTTTTTGGCAGACCCTGATCTTATAAAACATGTTACTGTTACAAATTCCAAGAACTATTTGCGTTCACGATTTATACGCAAAGTTATGCCCAGCATTGGAAATGGTTTGTTTTCTTCCAATGGCAAGGACCACACTCTTCAGCGCAAAATGATCACCCCTGCATTTCATTACAGCAACTTAGGTCGGATGGTGAATGATTTTTGTGAAGTTTCAAATAGTCTGATCACT CTGTGGACAGATAAAGTGTCAGATTCATCTGAAGGATCCTCAGAGGTATCTATCCAAACAGATCTTGCTCATCTGGCACTTGACATTATAGGAAGATGTGCTTTTGGTTTTAACTTCAATACAGTGCTTTCTGGTGAAAGTGAAATCTCAAGAGCTTTTTCAGTGGTTATAAAAGGAGTGAACTTTGGCCGGTTGATGAAAAAGAGGCTTATTCCATTTTATGATTCTCTCCCACTGGATGACAATATAAAGGAACAGAAATCTTTTGAAAAGACTGATGAAACTGTTCTTAAG ATCATCAGAGAAAGACgcaaaagaagagaagaagggATGGCCGATTCCAAAGGAGATTTGCTGGGCTTATTGATGGACCAGAGGGACGAGGACGGCAGTGAAGCCATGGATGATGAACTACTTCGAGCTCAGGTGTTCACCTTTATGTTAGCTGGTCATGAAACTACAAGCGTCTCCTTGACGTGGACACTGTATGAGCTGGCTAGACATCCTGAGATCGCTGAAGAGATCAGACGAGAATCTCAAAGGGTGATACCAAATTTGTCAGACCTGAGCTGGGAAAAACTGGCTGAGATGAAGTTTTTGGGAAATGTCATCAAAGAGTCGTTAAGACGCCATTCTCCAGCAGCTATGATGTTTCGAGTCGCCAaagaaaatgacgtcattggcggGTATGAGATTCCCAAGGGGACATATGTGGGGCTAGGAGTTGATGTTGTTCACAATTCACCAAAGTTCTGGAAAGATCCACACGCCTTTGATCCAAATAGATTTGATGAGAAAG ATGACACCCATCCGCCCATCCACCCGTACGCTTTCATACCATTTTCTGCTGGCCCTCGCTCTTGTATCGGGAACAAGTTTGCTTTGGCAGAGATGAAAGTCGTTTTAATCAGCCTTCTGCGGCAGTTTGCATTTGAAGAGGTTCCTGGTTTCACTGTGACACCCTTGGTTCGACTTACAGCAAGGCCAGATCCACCAATGCGGTTACGAATACGTAAACTGAATCATTAA
- the LOC140935398 gene encoding uncharacterized protein: MFLDDHELAIYIAAGLAGFLIVLWCLAILCKGPCRSFDEPVKSPFEMYMDPATRNQALQTKYELYHYHLMTPKTPVERHEIRVPAQVTEAGGPTTSAFDFGAVLRMHSMDKANAQNGRQAKYPLLTREQGDQGSLSSDTTGGESRNIYKVNVDIESDKKEEETSVPLMMDSNV; encoded by the exons ATGTTTCTCGACGATCACGAATTGGCCATCTATATTGCTGCTGGTCTAGCAGGATTCCTTATAGTATTGTGGTGTTTGGCCATTTTGTGTAAAGGACCTTGCCGATCGTTCGACGAACCGGTCAAGTCGCCCTTTGAGATGTACATGGACCCTGCTACAAGAAATCAAGCTTTACAGACCAAGTACGAACTCTACCACTATCATCTTATG ACACCAAAAACACCAGTTGAACGCCATGAAATCAGGGTCCCTGCACAGGTGACGGAAGCAGGTGGACCAACAACAAGCGCATTTGATTTTGGAGCTGTACTGCGCATGCACTCTATGGACAAGGCAAATGCTCAAAATGGACGCCAAGCAAAATATCCGCTCTTAACAAGGGAACAGGGAGACCAGGGAAGTTTGTCATCTGATACGACAGGTGGTGAATCTAGAAATATTTACAAAGTTAATGTGGACATAGAGAgtgacaaaaaagaagaagaaaccagCGTTCCTCTTATGATGGATAGTAACGTGTGA